One window of the Cryptomeria japonica chromosome 7, Sugi_1.0, whole genome shotgun sequence genome contains the following:
- the LOC131856300 gene encoding G-type lectin S-receptor-like serine/threonine-protein kinase At4g11900 has protein sequence MLSTKIKEELKFLRGQADRMLRDIMLQVQLKTLFSFISYASLQSTPEALSGLWLQSEKDVAETSSGGQIHRNAISFNSQQTNLNQSFNSIHGHSSQIASHTSNNHCQKKGIISRIVRGIRGGRKTVGDEKYTHLIMPKRMNDLDRGTIMFSFNEIQIACQDFHPNNKLAEWGFGSVCKGTLANGRQLAIKRLSEQGKSLFMNEWGIVSRLQRRNIVKLFGFCIEGEEMLLIYEYIPKGNLLDLCFSK, from the exons ATGCTGTCTACAAAGATAAAGGAAGAACTTAAATTTCTAAGGGGACAAGCAGATCGTATGCTCCGAGATATTATGTTACAAGTGCAATTGAAGACACTGTTTTCTTTTATCTCATATGCATCACTTCAATCCACTCCAGAAGCCCTCA GTGGCCTTTGGTTGCAGTCTGAGAAAGATGTAGCTGAAACTTCATCCGGAGGACAAATTCATAGAAATGCAATTTCCTTCAACTCACAGCAAACAAACCTCAACCAATCCTTTAACTCGATTCATGGTCACTCTTCACAAATTGCTAGCCATACGAGCAATAATCATTGTCAAAAGAAAGGAATAATATCACGTATTGTTCGGGGAATCAGGGGAGGCAGAAAAACAGTGGGTGATGAAAAATACACGCATTTGATCATGCCAAAACGGATGAATGATTTAGATCGAGGCACAATTATGTTCTCGTTCAATGAAATTCAGATTGCATGTCAAGATTTTCATCCAAATAATAAGCTAGCAGAATGGGGATTTGGGTCTGTATGTAAG GGAACTTTAGCAAATGGTAGGCAGTTGGCCATAAAGAGACTATCTGAACAAGGAAAGAGCTTATTTATGAATGAATGGGGCATTGTTTCTCGTCTACAACGTCGTAACATAGTAAAGTTGTTTGGCTTTTGCATTGAAGGAGAGGAGATGTTGCTTATTTATGAATATATACCTAAAGGAAACCTTCTAGACCTTTGCTTCAGTAAGTAA